One Nocardioides aromaticivorans genomic window carries:
- a CDS encoding NAD(P)H-hydrate dehydratase produces MLRAHTVEEVRAAEAALMATVPEGTLMQRAAYGLANAVLDLLGGGYGRRVLLLVGPGHNGGDALYAGAVLARRGALVEAWLLSTTVHEAGLAALRTAGGRVGTPRAAVRFDVVVDGIVGIGGRPGLRDGAVEALAAAAGIPVVAVDTPSGVDVDSGATPGEHVEADLTVTFGTHKACHLLDPAALACGAVDLVDIGLDPFLPPAAIEALQPEDVAAMLPVPDPDGHKYTRGVVGIRAGSDAYPGAGLLSVAGAACGLAGMVRYDGDESVLDLVRAAHPEVVGPGRVQAWVVGSGSDAAAEPALRDALADDVPVVVDADALAFADLARGRDAVLTPHAGELSRMLGVDREEIEAEPLAHARAAADRYDAVVLLKGRHTVVARPGGRVRVTTTGTPWLATAGAGDVLGGLVGALLATGLDPFDAASVGSWLHGAAATLASQDGPIVAGDVAAALPDLIASLTAP; encoded by the coding sequence GTGCTCCGCGCCCACACCGTCGAGGAGGTCCGCGCCGCCGAGGCCGCCCTGATGGCGACGGTCCCCGAGGGGACGCTCATGCAGCGGGCGGCGTACGGCCTCGCGAACGCGGTCCTCGACCTGCTCGGCGGCGGCTACGGCCGCCGGGTGCTGCTGCTGGTCGGCCCGGGCCACAACGGCGGCGATGCCCTGTACGCCGGCGCGGTGCTTGCCCGGCGCGGAGCGCTCGTCGAGGCGTGGTTGCTGTCCACGACCGTCCACGAGGCCGGGCTGGCCGCGCTCCGCACGGCCGGCGGCCGCGTCGGCACCCCCCGGGCCGCCGTGCGCTTCGACGTGGTCGTCGACGGCATCGTCGGAATCGGCGGGCGCCCGGGCCTGCGCGACGGCGCCGTCGAGGCGCTGGCCGCCGCGGCCGGCATCCCGGTGGTCGCGGTCGACACGCCCTCGGGCGTCGACGTCGACTCCGGCGCCACGCCCGGTGAGCACGTCGAGGCCGACCTGACCGTCACCTTCGGCACGCACAAGGCCTGCCACCTGCTCGACCCCGCGGCCCTGGCGTGCGGCGCCGTCGACCTCGTCGACATCGGGCTCGACCCGTTCCTGCCGCCGGCCGCGATCGAGGCGCTGCAGCCCGAGGACGTCGCCGCGATGCTGCCGGTGCCCGACCCGGACGGGCACAAGTACACCCGCGGCGTCGTCGGCATCCGCGCGGGCTCCGACGCCTACCCCGGCGCCGGCCTGCTCAGCGTCGCGGGCGCGGCCTGCGGGCTCGCCGGCATGGTCCGGTACGACGGCGACGAGTCCGTCCTCGACCTGGTCCGTGCCGCCCACCCGGAGGTCGTCGGGCCGGGCCGGGTGCAGGCCTGGGTGGTCGGCTCGGGCAGCGACGCCGCCGCCGAGCCGGCCCTGCGCGACGCCCTCGCCGACGACGTACCCGTGGTCGTCGACGCCGACGCGCTCGCCTTCGCCGACCTCGCGCGGGGGCGTGACGCCGTCCTCACCCCGCACGCCGGCGAGCTGTCCCGCATGCTCGGCGTCGACCGTGAGGAGATCGAGGCCGAGCCGCTGGCCCACGCCCGCGCCGCCGCCGACCGGTACGACGCCGTGGTGCTGCTCAAGGGCCGCCACACCGTCGTCGCGCGACCCGGCGGGCGGGTCCGGGTGACCACGACGGGCACCCCGTGGCTGGCGACCGCCGGGGCCGGTGACGTGCTCGGCGGGCTGGTCGGCGCCCTGCTCGCGACCGGGCTCGACCCCTTCGATGCAGCCTCGGTCGGCTCGTGGCTCCACGGCGCGGCCGCAACGCTCGCGTCCCAGGACGGGCCGATCGTCGCCGGCGACGTCGCGGCGGCGCTCCCGGACCTCATCGCGAGCCTGACCGCACCCTGA
- the coaA gene encoding type I pantothenate kinase, whose protein sequence is MVTATETPGAHGEDSPRESSPYVELDRATWAMLASETESPLTSDEVARLRGIGDQLDLAEIRDVYLPLSRLLSLRVRAATALHHAQQEFLHGLTPPRTPFVIGLAGSVAVGKSTAARVLQQMLARWPEHPNVALVTTDGFLYPNAELVKRGLLERKGFPESYDRKALMRFVIDIKSGKDEVEAPVYSHLVYDVRQDQKVVVKKPDIVIVEGLNVLQPARVRGDGRVGLGLSDFFDFSIYVDANTNHIREWYVDRFLRLRETAFRDPDSYFAKYAALSHDSAVDEARRIWDTINGPNLAQNVLPTRSRATLVLRKSADHSVDWVRLRKI, encoded by the coding sequence ATGGTCACGGCCACCGAGACGCCGGGGGCCCACGGCGAGGACTCGCCGCGGGAGTCCTCGCCGTACGTCGAGCTCGACCGTGCCACCTGGGCGATGCTGGCCTCGGAGACCGAGAGCCCGCTGACGAGCGACGAGGTGGCGCGGCTGCGCGGCATCGGCGACCAGCTGGACCTCGCGGAGATCCGCGACGTCTACCTGCCGCTCTCCCGCCTGCTCAGCCTCCGCGTGCGCGCCGCCACGGCGCTGCACCACGCCCAGCAGGAGTTCCTCCACGGCCTGACCCCGCCGCGCACCCCGTTCGTGATCGGTCTCGCGGGCTCGGTGGCCGTCGGCAAGTCGACCGCCGCGCGCGTTCTCCAGCAGATGCTCGCCCGCTGGCCCGAGCACCCCAATGTCGCCCTCGTCACCACCGACGGCTTCCTCTACCCCAACGCCGAACTGGTCAAGCGGGGCCTCCTCGAGCGCAAGGGCTTCCCCGAGTCGTACGACCGCAAGGCCCTCATGCGCTTCGTGATCGACATCAAGTCCGGCAAGGACGAGGTCGAGGCGCCGGTCTACTCCCACCTCGTCTACGACGTCCGCCAGGACCAGAAGGTCGTCGTGAAGAAGCCGGACATCGTCATCGTCGAGGGCCTCAACGTCCTCCAGCCGGCCCGCGTCCGGGGCGACGGCCGGGTCGGGCTCGGGCTGTCGGACTTCTTCGACTTCTCCATCTACGTCGACGCCAACACCAACCACATCCGGGAGTGGTACGTCGACCGCTTCCTGCGCCTGCGCGAGACCGCCTTCCGCGACCCCGACTCCTACTTCGCCAAGTACGCCGCCCTGAGCCACGACTCGGCGGTCGACGAGGCCCGCCGGATCTGGGACACCATCAACGGCCCCAACCTGGCGCAGAACGTCCTGCCGACCCGGTCGCGGGCGACGCTCGTGCTGCGGAAGTCCGCCGACCACTCGGTGGACTGGGTGCGGTTGCGCAAGATCTGA
- the alr gene encoding alanine racemase yields MHRPPLGPAEIVVDLAAIRANARLLRQTAGVPLIAVVKADGYGHGMVESARAALEGGAEWLATATIEEALALRAAGVEGPLLCWITTQHSDHRAAADAGIDVSAYSVEELDAIAAALEGRAEPARIQLKVDTGLSRGGAPRAAWAEVFARARAGEEAGLWRVTGIWSHFACADEPAHVANDRQEQAFRDALALAEQAGLRPELRHLANSAAAILRPSSRFDAVRCGIAMYGLDPAPGEATEIGLVPAMTVRAPLVMVKELSAGDSVSYGHLWTADRPTTVGLVPVGYGEGIPRHAFRRDAPEAAAQVGIDGKRRPIRGTVCMDQVVVDLGGDHPPVGSEVIVFGPPAAGGPSAQDWAEACGTINYEIVTRIGGRMTRRYVDGDATEPTR; encoded by the coding sequence ATGCACCGCCCGCCCCTCGGCCCCGCCGAGATCGTCGTCGACCTCGCCGCGATCCGCGCGAACGCTCGCCTCCTGCGGCAGACCGCCGGCGTGCCGCTGATCGCTGTGGTGAAGGCCGACGGCTACGGGCACGGCATGGTCGAGAGCGCCCGGGCGGCGCTCGAGGGCGGCGCGGAGTGGCTCGCGACGGCCACGATCGAGGAGGCGCTCGCGCTGCGCGCGGCCGGCGTCGAGGGACCGCTGCTGTGCTGGATCACCACGCAGCACTCCGACCACCGCGCCGCCGCCGACGCGGGCATCGACGTCAGTGCCTACTCCGTCGAGGAGCTGGACGCGATCGCGGCCGCCCTCGAGGGCCGCGCCGAGCCGGCCCGGATCCAGCTCAAGGTCGACACCGGCCTGTCCCGCGGTGGCGCGCCCCGCGCGGCCTGGGCCGAGGTGTTCGCCCGCGCCCGCGCGGGGGAGGAGGCCGGCCTCTGGCGGGTCACCGGCATCTGGTCGCACTTCGCCTGCGCCGACGAGCCCGCTCATGTGGCCAACGACCGCCAGGAGCAGGCCTTCCGCGACGCGCTCGCGCTCGCCGAGCAGGCCGGCCTGCGCCCCGAGCTGCGCCACCTCGCCAACTCCGCCGCGGCGATCCTGCGGCCCTCGTCCCGCTTCGACGCCGTCCGCTGCGGCATCGCGATGTACGGGCTCGATCCGGCGCCCGGGGAGGCCACCGAGATCGGGCTGGTCCCCGCGATGACGGTCCGGGCCCCGCTCGTCATGGTCAAGGAGCTCTCCGCCGGCGACTCCGTCTCCTACGGCCACCTCTGGACGGCCGACCGCCCGACCACCGTCGGTCTCGTCCCGGTCGGCTACGGGGAGGGCATCCCGCGCCACGCCTTCCGTCGCGACGCCCCCGAGGCGGCCGCCCAGGTCGGCATCGACGGGAAGCGGCGCCCGATCCGCGGCACCGTGTGCATGGACCAGGTCGTCGTCGACCTCGGCGGCGACCACCCGCCCGTGGGCAGCGAGGTGATCGTCTTCGGGCCGCCCGCCGCCGGCGGGCCCAGCGCCCAGGACTGGGCCGAGGCCTGCGGCACCATCAACTACGAGATCGTGACGAGGATCGGGGGCCGGATGACCCGCAGGTACGTCGACGGCGACGCCACGGAGCCCACCCGATGA
- a CDS encoding alpha/beta fold hydrolase, translating into MSRRGKVAGSLAGALGLAAGTAAVGIVRKQRQISRRAGESIPFGTLRSEPVTVVADDGVALHVEVDELEAPAATGAMDRLLRRTHAAPRVTVVFVHGYCLNLDCWHFQRAAYRGLVRAVYYDQRSHGRSGNSDRAHSTIEQLGRDLHTVIDQVAPEGPVVLVGHSMGGVSIVAFAEQFPELIGTRVVGIGLISTTAGGLDPGRMLLPMLPARLTGPLASSAVRTLHLGHRAIDGLRRAGSAVATVATDRFAFGEAVPKGYVEFVDEMLAATPFEVVADFFPNFAGLDKFHTVAALGAVPVSVICGTADKLTSIGHSRKLQSRIPGSRLLECEGAGHMVIMERHELVNAELDQLITAAAARATAS; encoded by the coding sequence ATGAGCCGCCGAGGGAAGGTCGCCGGCTCGCTCGCGGGTGCCCTCGGCCTGGCGGCGGGCACGGCTGCCGTCGGGATCGTGCGCAAGCAGCGGCAGATCAGCCGGAGGGCGGGGGAGTCGATCCCGTTCGGCACCCTGCGCTCGGAGCCGGTCACGGTCGTGGCGGACGACGGCGTGGCGCTGCACGTGGAGGTCGACGAGCTGGAGGCGCCGGCGGCGACCGGCGCGATGGACCGGCTTCTCCGTCGTACCCACGCGGCGCCGCGGGTCACCGTCGTCTTCGTCCACGGCTACTGCCTCAACCTCGACTGCTGGCACTTCCAGCGCGCGGCCTACCGCGGCCTGGTCCGGGCGGTCTACTACGACCAGCGCTCCCACGGCCGCTCCGGCAACTCCGACCGCGCGCACTCCACGATCGAGCAGCTCGGCCGCGACCTCCACACCGTGATCGACCAGGTCGCCCCGGAGGGACCGGTCGTCCTCGTCGGCCACTCGATGGGCGGCGTGTCGATCGTGGCGTTCGCCGAGCAGTTCCCCGAGCTGATCGGCACCCGCGTCGTCGGCATCGGCCTGATCTCGACCACCGCCGGCGGCCTCGACCCGGGCCGCATGCTGCTGCCGATGCTGCCCGCCCGCCTGACCGGACCGCTGGCGAGCAGCGCGGTCCGCACGCTGCACCTGGGCCACCGTGCCATCGACGGCCTGCGCCGCGCCGGGTCCGCCGTGGCGACCGTGGCGACCGACCGGTTCGCCTTCGGCGAGGCCGTTCCGAAGGGGTACGTCGAGTTCGTCGACGAGATGCTCGCCGCGACGCCCTTCGAGGTGGTCGCCGACTTCTTCCCGAACTTCGCCGGCCTCGACAAGTTCCACACCGTGGCCGCGCTCGGCGCCGTGCCCGTGTCGGTCATCTGCGGCACCGCCGACAAGCTGACCTCGATCGGCCACTCCCGCAAGCTCCAGTCGCGGATCCCGGGCTCGCGGCTCCTCGAGTGCGAGGGCGCCGGCCACATGGTGATCATGGAGCGGCACGAGCTCGTCAACGCCGAGCTCGACCAGCTGATCACCGCCGCCGCAGCGAGGGCGACGGCATCGTGA
- the glmS gene encoding glutamine--fructose-6-phosphate transaminase (isomerizing) yields MCGIVGYVGPRSATDTVIDGLRRLEYRGYDSAGVAVVDGGAIALEKRAGKLANLEKVLDETPLPVAHTGIGHTRWATHGPPNDVNAHPHTGGSRRVALVHNGIIENFIELRERVEADDHVLLSDTDTEIVAHLVELQVQSGVDLTTAMQRVCQQLDGAFTLVAIDAEEPDKVVAARRNSPLVVGLGEGENFLGSDVAAFIEFTREALELGQDQIVVMTRDEVLVTDFHGRPVEAKQFHVDWDLSAAEKDGHDWFMRKEIFEQPRAVADSLIGRRTAAGQLQLDEMRLADEELRDVDKIIIIACGTSFYAGMVAKYAIEHWTRTPVEVELASEFRYRDPIIDSTTLIVAISQSGETADTLQAIRHARSQRAKVLAICNTNGSSIPRESDAVIYTHAGPEIGVASTKGFLTQLVACYLLALYMAQVKGTRFGDEIDEIMEQLEAMPGHIETVLEGADAVYELARAHATTRSVLFLGRHAGYPVALEGALKLKELAYLHAEGFAAGELKHGPIALVEEGLPVLCVVPPKGRDSLHGKMLSGIQEVRARGARTICLAEAGDTSIEPYADDLIRLPKVPVLLQPLVAILPLQLFACELATALGHDVDQPRNLAKSVTVE; encoded by the coding sequence ATGTGCGGGATCGTCGGATATGTCGGGCCCAGGTCGGCCACGGACACGGTCATCGACGGCCTGCGTCGGCTGGAGTACCGCGGCTACGACTCGGCCGGGGTGGCGGTCGTGGACGGCGGGGCCATCGCCCTGGAGAAGCGGGCCGGCAAGCTAGCCAACCTCGAGAAGGTGCTCGACGAGACGCCGCTGCCCGTGGCCCACACCGGGATCGGGCACACCCGGTGGGCCACCCACGGCCCGCCCAACGACGTCAACGCCCACCCGCACACCGGCGGCTCCCGCCGGGTCGCGCTGGTGCACAACGGCATCATCGAGAACTTCATCGAGCTCCGTGAGCGCGTCGAGGCCGACGACCACGTGCTGCTCTCCGACACCGACACCGAGATCGTCGCCCACCTCGTGGAGCTGCAGGTCCAGTCGGGGGTCGACCTGACCACCGCCATGCAGCGCGTGTGCCAGCAGCTCGACGGCGCGTTCACGCTCGTCGCGATCGACGCCGAGGAGCCGGACAAGGTCGTCGCCGCCCGCCGCAACTCGCCGCTGGTCGTCGGCCTGGGCGAGGGGGAGAACTTCCTCGGCTCCGACGTCGCCGCGTTCATCGAGTTCACCCGCGAGGCGCTCGAGCTCGGCCAGGACCAGATCGTGGTGATGACGCGCGACGAGGTCCTCGTCACCGACTTCCACGGCCGCCCGGTCGAGGCGAAGCAGTTCCACGTCGACTGGGACCTGTCCGCGGCGGAGAAGGACGGCCACGACTGGTTCATGCGCAAGGAGATCTTCGAGCAGCCGCGGGCTGTCGCAGACTCGCTGATCGGCCGTCGTACGGCGGCGGGGCAGCTGCAGCTCGACGAGATGCGCCTCGCTGACGAGGAGCTGCGCGACGTCGACAAGATCATCATCATCGCCTGCGGCACGTCCTTCTACGCCGGCATGGTCGCCAAGTACGCCATCGAGCACTGGACCCGCACCCCGGTCGAGGTCGAGCTCGCGTCGGAGTTCCGCTACCGCGACCCGATCATCGACTCCACGACGCTGATCGTCGCGATCAGCCAGTCCGGCGAGACCGCCGACACCCTGCAGGCCATCCGGCACGCGCGCAGCCAGCGGGCCAAGGTGCTCGCGATCTGCAACACCAACGGCTCCTCGATCCCGCGCGAGTCCGACGCGGTGATCTACACCCACGCCGGCCCCGAGATCGGCGTCGCGTCGACCAAGGGCTTCCTGACCCAGCTGGTCGCCTGCTACCTGCTCGCGCTCTACATGGCGCAGGTCAAGGGCACCCGCTTCGGCGACGAGATCGACGAGATCATGGAGCAGCTCGAGGCGATGCCCGGGCACATCGAGACGGTGCTCGAGGGCGCCGACGCGGTCTACGAGCTGGCCCGCGCCCACGCGACGACCCGCTCCGTGCTCTTCCTCGGCCGCCACGCCGGCTACCCGGTCGCGCTCGAGGGCGCGCTCAAGCTCAAGGAGCTCGCCTACCTGCACGCCGAGGGCTTCGCCGCCGGCGAGCTCAAGCACGGCCCGATCGCGCTCGTCGAGGAGGGCCTGCCGGTGCTGTGCGTCGTGCCCCCGAAGGGGCGCGACAGCCTGCACGGCAAGATGCTGAGCGGCATCCAGGAGGTGCGGGCCCGTGGTGCCCGCACGATCTGCCTGGCCGAGGCCGGCGACACCTCCATCGAGCCGTACGCCGACGACCTGATCCGGCTGCCGAAGGTGCCCGTGCTCCTGCAGCCCCTCGTCGCGATCCTGCCGCTCCAGCTGTTCGCCTGCGAGCTCGCCACCGCGCTGGGCCACGACGTCGACCAGCCCCGCAACCTCGCCAAGTCCGTCACGGTCGAGTAG
- a CDS encoding serine/threonine-protein kinase yields the protein MGALPEPGEVFGRYRVVDRLGHGGMGVVLTAVHEDLGRRVALKLLAPQLVGSPDMVARFRREAQALARLDSPHVVQVYDTGEHDGWLYISTQLIPDGDLTALVEARGPLPPAEALGLVDQVLDGLADAHAVGLVHRDVKPSNVLLRREASGVRAFLCDFGIAQAADVVNTEQTQGVIGTWAYLAPERFDGHPATERTDLYAVGCLLWFLVTGRLPYEGTMVQLAVAHQSAPVPQLPGDDPWSHAVNQLVRRSMAKDPADRFASAPEMQSFLRSVRTVAEAGPAAPTMTSPSVPVGPGRTRESTRDRDAPPPRPPVGPPAPPAPRAPSGPDRGRRSRGRLVGIVLAVLVVVAGTAGALAAAGVFSGDDGDGGGAAGTTTSGMTVGTSPATSPATSPVAEPGPRCWNEPDRVVASLDTCTEPFGLPGLFWAYPELTRSGPCYDAGGAVKRPALWKCNVNLSDGTPVEVNYSLWSQDAGGLPHYREESGDEPETVEVDGRPAYYRWSYYDASKELEKLAVLYIDYRFGFTVYVRKGSDPQQAIDEGKVRFRPPSEMRGVVVE from the coding sequence ATGGGCGCGTTGCCGGAACCGGGTGAGGTCTTCGGGCGCTACCGCGTCGTCGACCGGCTGGGCCACGGCGGGATGGGCGTCGTGCTCACCGCCGTCCACGAGGACTTGGGGCGCCGCGTCGCGCTGAAGCTGCTCGCGCCGCAGCTCGTCGGCTCGCCCGACATGGTCGCGCGCTTCCGGCGGGAGGCGCAGGCCCTGGCCCGTCTGGACTCGCCGCACGTCGTCCAGGTCTACGACACGGGAGAGCACGACGGCTGGCTCTACATCTCCACGCAGCTCATCCCCGACGGCGACCTGACGGCTCTCGTCGAGGCGCGGGGCCCGTTGCCGCCCGCCGAGGCACTCGGGCTCGTCGACCAGGTGCTCGACGGCCTCGCCGACGCCCACGCCGTCGGCCTGGTGCACCGCGACGTGAAGCCGAGCAACGTGCTGCTGCGCCGCGAGGCGAGCGGCGTCCGGGCGTTCCTCTGCGACTTCGGCATCGCCCAGGCGGCCGATGTGGTCAACACCGAGCAGACGCAGGGCGTGATCGGCACCTGGGCCTATCTCGCGCCGGAGCGCTTCGACGGGCACCCGGCGACCGAGCGCACCGACCTCTACGCCGTGGGCTGCCTGCTGTGGTTCCTCGTGACCGGCAGGCTGCCGTACGAGGGCACCATGGTCCAGCTGGCCGTGGCCCACCAGTCGGCGCCCGTCCCGCAGCTGCCCGGCGACGACCCGTGGAGCCACGCCGTCAACCAGCTCGTCCGCCGCTCGATGGCCAAGGATCCGGCCGACCGGTTCGCCAGTGCCCCCGAGATGCAGTCCTTCCTGCGCTCGGTGCGGACGGTGGCGGAGGCCGGCCCCGCAGCGCCCACGATGACCTCGCCCAGCGTGCCGGTCGGTCCCGGGCGCACCCGCGAGTCCACCCGTGACCGGGACGCACCCCCGCCCCGGCCACCCGTCGGGCCGCCCGCACCCCCGGCGCCTCGGGCGCCGTCGGGTCCGGATCGGGGCCGGCGGTCGCGGGGCAGGCTCGTCGGCATCGTCCTCGCGGTGCTGGTGGTGGTCGCCGGCACGGCTGGCGCGCTCGCGGCGGCCGGGGTCTTCTCGGGTGACGACGGGGACGGCGGAGGAGCAGCCGGTACGACGACGTCCGGCATGACCGTGGGGACCTCTCCGGCCACGTCGCCCGCCACCTCCCCGGTCGCCGAGCCGGGACCGCGCTGCTGGAACGAGCCCGACCGGGTGGTCGCCTCGCTCGACACCTGCACCGAGCCGTTCGGCCTGCCCGGCCTGTTCTGGGCGTACCCGGAGCTGACCCGCTCGGGTCCCTGTTACGACGCCGGTGGGGCGGTGAAGCGCCCGGCACTGTGGAAGTGCAATGTCAACCTGTCGGACGGAACCCCGGTCGAGGTCAACTACTCGTTGTGGAGCCAGGACGCCGGCGGCCTGCCGCACTATCGCGAGGAGTCCGGCGACGAGCCCGAGACCGTCGAGGTGGACGGCCGCCCGGCGTACTACCGGTGGAGCTACTACGACGCCTCGAAGGAGCTGGAGAAGCTGGCCGTCCTGTACATCGACTACCGCTTCGGCTTCACGGTGTACGTCCGGAAGGGCTCCGACCCGCAGCAGGCGATCGACGAGGGCAAGGTCCGGTTCCGGCCGCCGTCGGAGATGCGCGGCGTGGTGGTCGAGTGA
- a CDS encoding holo-ACP synthase has translation MAVVGVGIDVCEIARFEESCRRTPALVDKLFVEAERDRPISSLAARFAAKEALAKALGAPGGMHWHDSEVVSEETGRPRFVMRGSVLAVADRLGVRSVHLSLTHDGGIASAVVVLES, from the coding sequence ATGGCCGTGGTCGGCGTCGGGATCGACGTGTGCGAGATCGCCCGGTTCGAGGAGTCGTGCCGTCGTACTCCCGCGCTGGTCGACAAGCTCTTCGTCGAGGCCGAGCGGGACCGCCCGATCAGCTCGCTGGCGGCGCGCTTCGCGGCCAAGGAGGCTCTGGCCAAGGCGCTGGGCGCGCCCGGCGGGATGCACTGGCACGACTCGGAGGTGGTGTCGGAGGAGACCGGCCGCCCGCGCTTCGTCATGCGCGGCTCGGTGCTCGCCGTCGCCGACCGCCTCGGCGTCCGCTCGGTCCACCTGTCGCTGACCCACGACGGCGGGATCGCCTCCGCCGTCGTCGTCCTGGAGTCCTGA
- a CDS encoding HNH endonuclease signature motif containing protein, with amino-acid sequence MATQDRHHQLADMSADAVLSFAEQRHAARLDAERDILEAAYQWAVLHSPDALPPGDKRGRERAKPAGAAGTPRITEHAAATFGARIQTSPYGAKRLIADAADLHHRLPNLWAGVKAGTVRSTHARHVADATRELTADEAAWVDAEVVEIADGRLAWTRFEAIVEGKVAAACPELARAKEEAAAKDTFIRRSRVDKHGIMTMTIRDHAAVILGSEAGLDATADGLKDQMPDATKSERRLAAFALLTNPEAHVDLSVGPVKPKVLIRLHCTPDSAIARMEGHGPLTIEYVRHLVAHFASQVKVQPVINLNQGAAVDAYEIPHRLREAVHLIHPGDTFPFAANTTKNVDLDHQIPYAESGPTSTDNLGPLTRTHHRIKTHTGWQVRQPFPGIVIWRDPHGAHYLVDQTGTRRVDGNHAA; translated from the coding sequence ATGGCCACGCAGGACAGACACCACCAGCTCGCGGACATGTCCGCCGACGCCGTGCTGTCCTTCGCCGAGCAGCGCCACGCGGCCCGACTCGATGCCGAGCGCGACATCCTCGAAGCCGCCTACCAGTGGGCCGTCCTCCACTCACCCGACGCACTGCCGCCCGGCGACAAGCGCGGTCGCGAGCGCGCGAAGCCCGCGGGTGCGGCCGGTACGCCGCGGATCACCGAACACGCCGCCGCGACCTTCGGCGCCCGCATCCAGACCTCGCCGTACGGCGCGAAGAGGCTGATCGCCGACGCCGCCGACCTCCACCACCGCCTCCCCAACCTCTGGGCAGGCGTGAAAGCCGGGACCGTCCGCTCCACCCACGCCCGGCACGTCGCCGACGCCACCCGCGAACTGACTGCGGACGAGGCCGCCTGGGTCGACGCCGAGGTCGTGGAGATCGCTGACGGCCGGTTGGCCTGGACCCGGTTCGAAGCCATCGTCGAGGGCAAGGTCGCCGCCGCCTGCCCCGAGCTCGCGAGGGCCAAGGAGGAGGCCGCGGCGAAGGACACCTTCATCCGCCGCTCCCGCGTCGACAAGCACGGCATCATGACGATGACCATCCGCGACCACGCCGCCGTGATCCTCGGCTCCGAGGCCGGCCTCGACGCTACCGCCGACGGGTTGAAGGACCAGATGCCCGATGCCACCAAGAGCGAGCGGCGCCTGGCGGCGTTCGCGCTGCTCACCAACCCTGAGGCCCACGTCGATCTCTCGGTGGGTCCGGTGAAGCCGAAGGTCCTCATCCGGCTGCACTGCACCCCCGACTCGGCCATCGCCCGGATGGAGGGCCACGGCCCCCTGACGATCGAGTACGTCCGCCACCTGGTCGCCCACTTCGCTAGCCAGGTCAAGGTCCAGCCGGTCATCAATCTCAACCAGGGCGCCGCCGTCGACGCCTACGAGATCCCGCACCGGCTCCGCGAAGCGGTGCACCTGATCCACCCCGGCGACACGTTCCCCTTCGCCGCCAACACGACGAAGAACGTCGACCTCGACCACCAGATCCCCTACGCCGAGAGCGGACCCACCTCCACCGACAACCTCGGCCCCCTCACCCGCACCCACCACCGCATCAAGACCCACACCGGCTGGCAAGTACGACAACCCTTCCCCGGGATCGTCATCTGGCGAGACCCACACGGGGCCCACTACCTGGTCGACCAGACCGGAACACGACGAGTCGACGGCAACCACGCCGCCTGA